A region from the Arachis ipaensis cultivar K30076 chromosome B01, Araip1.1, whole genome shotgun sequence genome encodes:
- the LOC107629895 gene encoding putative glucuronosyltransferase PGSIP7 (The sequence of the model RefSeq protein was modified relative to this genomic sequence to represent the inferred CDS: added 33 bases not found in genome assembly), translated as MEGWGNGRSNARWLVLVLVVVAVVCAEKKNENKNAYATMMYVGTPRDYEFYIAVRVLLRSLAKLSVQADLVVIASIDVPPRWIRAFEKEDGAKVVRVENFENPYKDQDNFDKRFKLSLNKLYAWNLVEYDRVVMLDADNLFLRRTDELFQCGQFCAVFINPCVFHTGLFVLQPSSAVFKDMVH; from the exons GGGGAAATGGTAGGAGTAATGCGAGATGGTTAGTGTTAGTGCTagtggtggtggcggtggtgTGTGCGGAGAAGAAGAACGAAAATAAGAATGCATATGCGACTATGATGTACGTGGGAACTCCGAGGGACTATGAATTTTACATAGCAGTCCGTGTTCTTCTCAGATCACTCGCTAAGCTTAGTGTGCAAGCTGATCTTGTTGTCATTGCTTCCATTGATGTTCCTCCCAGATGGATTCGAGCTTT TGAAAAGGAAGATGGTGCGAAGGTAGTGAGAGTAGAGAACTTTGAGAACCCTTACAAAGACCAAGACAACTTCGACAAAAGGTTCAAGTTATCGCTCAACAAATTGTACGCGTGGAACCTGGTGGAGTACGATAGGGTCGTCATGTTGGATGCAGACAATCTTTTTCTCCGGAGAACCGATGAATTGTTTCAGTGTGGACAATTTTGTGCTGTCTTCATCAACCCTTGCGTCTTTCACACTGGTCTCTTCGTCCTCCag